The Maribacter aquivivus DNA window ACTTGAGTTTGCAATTCTTGAGCGTTACTCGTTTTTACAAATGCAATCATCAAAATAATAGCGATAATTACTTTTTTATACATGATTATTAATAGTTTAAGTTGAATTCAATAAACGTTTATGAAGCTATTTTGTTGTTTAAAATACAGTTGAGGTTATTTAGCACAACTATTATATTCTTCAACAACAGCAATTATATTATCCTTGCCGAGGCTTTTGTTTTTTAGCTTGGAAACTAGGGCAGGGCAATCATTAAAATATTCAATTGCACGCTTTTTAAAAGACTTTGAAGGTCTTGCGGTAAGTAGAGGTGTAGCAATTGTCTCATTAGCCCTTTGCGCATAAAATTCATTTAAATTATGAAAAGAGATGACTCCTGGGTGGGTTGAAGTCATTGCTACAGATCTGCCGTATAGTGTTACTGGTCCTGTGCTAACAATGCAGAAAATTTCTTGCTTCTTTTTAGAAACAGGTATGTATTTAAAATAGGTAATTTCTCTTTCAGAATAAATAAACTTAATTAACGCTACTTCATCTTCGTTAAATACAGATTTACTTCCGTTTGTTGTGTTTTTTACCCTAACCTTAGATTTACCATTATAATGAATCAGGTCTTTTGAAACAACAGGAATCTTTACTTCACCAGAAATGGTCTTATCATTTTTTAAGATTACCTCACCTGTAGTCCAAGTATATTGCGAAAATGAAATGAAGGTATTAATGAAGAAAAAAAAAGTCAATACTATATTTCTGGTCATTTCTTGTAATTGTAATTCTTGAGGTGTAGTAACCTCATATTCTAATACCTAAATTAGTCTAATTGCCTTTGTGTAATTGCTTTATAGTATCTTGTTGAAATGTCCATATCTCAGAAATTGGCACTATTTTTCTGGTTAAATCATTAATGTTATTGTGTTCTGTCCATAAAAAAGGATAAAATGCAATGCCTTGATTTCCATTAATTTTAGTTATTTCCTTTTTCCAATCTGTCCAACGTGCATTGGCATAGAATTGAGACAGGTCACCTGTAAATGTCCACCATAGAAAATCAGAATACCTAATATCCATTGATTCCCATTCTAAAGCATCTGGCGCAAAATAATATATGTTGCCCAAGTCATCACCAAAAGCACCGCCATTTATTGCGAAAAATCCGCCTACGACATCATCGGCTACTAAGAATATTGACGGTTTATCTCCATATTCTTTAAACGTTTTCCCTTTATTCCATTCGGGTAAAGTTCTATCTAACTTTTGGTTGCCAGACCCCAAAATTCTAATCCAGCCATGGTCAATTAAAAGACCACCTGTTTCGTATATTATAGCTCCCATTGGTGAGCGGGTTGACACTTGTGTTTGGTAAAGGGCATTATCAGTTTCTTTCTCGTTTTTGGGTAGAATTTCAACTTTGTTGGTTGCATCATTTATCCATTCAGCAACTAGTACCCAACCAGGTTCATTAACATTAATTAATTCGCTTACTTTTTTCATACTGATAAATACAGATTTAATTATTCGTACTAATTACTGATGTTAATACGGCTGGTTTCCCTTTGGAATATTTTACTTCTTTTTCTTAAATATGAATTTATCTATTCTGTTTAATGTACTACCCAGAAAATTCCAAAATTTATGTAGAATTCCTTCAAAAATTACGTCAACGAAAAAACTAACAATTGCGTCAAAAATCATCTAGTGAACTTATTATTTTAAAATCGGTCTTTAAATAATAGAGTAGTGGTAAGTTACTATTTTGTTATCGCCCAATCTTGACCTTCGTATTCTGCCCAAGAACCATCTTCGGGTTCTTTTAATATGCTTTTGACCATTTCAATAAGTTTCGGGTCTTCGTCTTTAAAAATAGCTTTTCCAGCCATAATTAATGCTCTACTTAACTCATCATGCATTTTGTCTTTATTTTGAACCAAATAATTTAATTGCCCTAGCCTTAAATGTAAAAACGGATTGCCTACAGTGTCTTTAAATTGCATTGCAAAATTGAAATTATCAAAAGCATCTTCAATCCATCTTTCAGAAAAGCATACTTCTGCGATATGTACTATTACATACCTGCCTTCTCTAGTTCTTTTTTGGTCATCTGTTAGCGATTCATAAATTTTCATGAGCTCGTTAACCCTAGACTCTACATCTAAATCTTTATTAATAGTAATCTTGTCGATATCTGTTACCTTATCTGTTATTGACTCTGGTATGTCAATATATTGCTTGATTTTTGCAATGTTCGCTTCTTTTTTAGATTGTAATTGAACAGTTTCTTGTTTTTTGTCGCTCTTCTTTAAAAAATCAAATAGACCCATATGTTTACTTACTAAAATTTAATATTTCTATTAGTTTGATTATTCTTCTTCTTTCAATTTCAACAACACCTCTTTTCCATGTTCATTATCAGGGTTTAAGGCTATAGATTTTTCATACATTTCAATAGCTTCCGTTTTTTTATCTGCAATCAATAAAGCTTCACCATAACTGTCATGAGCATTAGCACTTTCTGGAAATAATAGTACTGTCGTTTTAAATACATCTAGGGCTTTGTCTAATTCTTGGGCTTGTAAAAATGAGTAACCCAGTGTATTTAAATCGTGTTCTGAACGATTATGAACCTTGGTTTCAATTGATAACTCAATAGCATTGTCTAATGCCTTTTGTAGCACAATATTTTGTTGATTTTTATCTAAAGTTTCTGAATAGGCTTTAACTATAGCGTTGATAACTAATGCAGGGTTATCATTAAATACGGCATGACTACTGCTTTCAGCTATTATGTTAGTTACATTATTGTTTTGTGTACCTAAATCTACATGAACTTTTTTCCATCTATTAGAATATTCTTCTGGATATACTGGAGCGGATTTATCAGGAAAAATGTTCGTTACAGGAATATTGTTAGGGAACTGTGTATTCCTTAATGAACGCATAACTTCATTGTAATTGAAATTCAGGTAATAATCGCCAGTACCTTTTGGTATTGTGTTTATGTCAACAAACATATCTCTCATAGCCAAGAAATCTTCATTCCAGAAATCACTAAGAGTTGCATCTATTAAAACTATCGATTTAACTTTCTTCGGATGTTTATTCGCGTATAGTAGATTGTATAGTCCGCCGTAAGAATGCGATACCAAAATTATTTCATTGTTGTACCCTAATTTTGCAAGTGCGGTTTCCAATTCTATAATTCCGTTTTCAATATCGAAATCGGAATCGTTCTTCAATTTGGTATTCAATTCACTTTGTCCAAAACCTGAACGGTCATACGTAATTAACGTAGTACCGGTAACCTGATGTATTCTTTCTAAAATAGGTGTCCAAACAGAACTGTCATCACCTCCACCAGCTTCAAAAAGGATAGGAGTTCCTTCTCCTTTCATAATATTGAAATGCATGTTAAATCCGCCAACATTAACTAGCGTATCTATCGTTTGAGAATGGGCGGAGAGCGTTAAAGAGAAAACGGCCAAGAAGGTATAATAGAACTGTTTCATTTTTGCTTAGTGTTTTTTAGTATTGGTAATTTACAATATTTCAACAGTTTAGTAGGGTAGTGGTTTGTGAATATTGTATGAAGTTTTAAATGTTTTGAAATGGAAGTGGCTGTCGGTTTTTAGTGAGGATGAGGTTTAGTTGAGACAGAAGTTAATAGTATTTGTATTCCTGTAAGTTAAAAGTGTACTCTTATACTTTTAATTTATTTTTTCTTATCCCAAGCTAAATCTAAAAAATTTAGCGACTTTATAAATATATACAGACCTTGGCGTTTAAAACCTAAGCCTGTATTGTTTATAGGTTGTGTTACCAGCAGATTATTCCATACTGCTGTATTTAGCTAATCCTTTACTATACGATATTTCTTCATCTTGTGAGTCATAAACAGATTCTAGAATCATTATAGAGTCGGTTATACTTTTTATTTCCACATCTAAAATTGTCCATCCAATTTCACTGTCTGAACCATTTCCTAATAAGTAAAATTCACCTGCTTGTTTTTCAATTTCCGCAGTACTTATTGTCACTAGGAGTTTATTATCTTCTAATTTCCAATCTCCATTATAAGTAGAATTAGGTCTAAAAGTGATCAGAACTTTGGAATTATCGTTAAAATCAAATGTAAATGTATCACGTTGACCTATAATTGTATTTTCAATCTCATTATTATTTTTGTCATAATAGAAATATTCTGTTTCTATTGGACCAAACCACTTTGATGAAGTCAAGTTTAATTTATTTTTTTCATCCAACTTTTCTGTATTGTTTTTTTCACAAGAAAAACTAAAAAAGAGTATACTAAGTACTAGTGCTGATTTAATATTCATATTTTTTATTTGCTGGTAACGTTTTAGCTA harbors:
- a CDS encoding alpha/beta fold hydrolase codes for the protein MKQFYYTFLAVFSLTLSAHSQTIDTLVNVGGFNMHFNIMKGEGTPILFEAGGGDDSSVWTPILERIHQVTGTTLITYDRSGFGQSELNTKLKNDSDFDIENGIIELETALAKLGYNNEIILVSHSYGGLYNLLYANKHPKKVKSIVLIDATLSDFWNEDFLAMRDMFVDINTIPKGTGDYYLNFNYNEVMRSLRNTQFPNNIPVTNIFPDKSAPVYPEEYSNRWKKVHVDLGTQNNNVTNIIAESSSHAVFNDNPALVINAIVKAYSETLDKNQQNIVLQKALDNAIELSIETKVHNRSEHDLNTLGYSFLQAQELDKALDVFKTTVLLFPESANAHDSYGEALLIADKKTEAIEMYEKSIALNPDNEHGKEVLLKLKEEE
- a CDS encoding DUF2625 domain-containing protein, translated to MKKVSELINVNEPGWVLVAEWINDATNKVEILPKNEKETDNALYQTQVSTRSPMGAIIYETGGLLIDHGWIRILGSGNQKLDRTLPEWNKGKTFKEYGDKPSIFLVADDVVGGFFAINGGAFGDDLGNIYYFAPDALEWESMDIRYSDFLWWTFTGDLSQFYANARWTDWKKEITKINGNQGIAFYPFLWTEHNNINDLTRKIVPISEIWTFQQDTIKQLHKGN